Part of the Candidatus Brocadia sinica JPN1 genome, GCCAAGGGTGAATTTCTTGCCAACATGAGTCACGAGATACGCACGCCAATGAACGGTATCATAGGTATGACTGATCTGTTGCTAGATACGAAATTGACTCAGGAACAGCATGATTATGCAGAGACGATTCGCAATTGTGCCAATTCCTTGCTGTCCATTATCAATGATATCCTGGATTTTTCCAAGATAGAGTCTGGCAAACTGGAGATGGAGAACATCGATTTTGATCTACGTATTGCTGTGGAAGGTGCCATCGACATCCTGGTCATAGGGGCAGAGAAGAAAGGTCTGGAATTTTCTTATTTTATCGATCCGGAAGTTCCTTCGCTTTTGCGTGGAGACCCTGGCCGATTGCGGCAAGTGTTAATTAACCTTGGTAATAACGCCATAAAATTTACGAAAGACGGCGAGGTAGCCGTCAGCGTGACCCTGGACAAAGAAACTGATTCGCAGGTAACCTTGCGGTTTGCTGTTAGAGACACCGGCATCGGCATTCCTGCCGATCGTATGAAGCGTTTGTTCCAGTCATTTTCCCAGGTAGATTCTTCTACCACCAGGATGTACGGCGGTACCGGGCTGGGGTTGGCGATTTCCAAACAGCTTGCTGGGATGATGGGTGGTCAAATAGGTGTGGAAAGCGAAGAGGGTAAGGGATCAACGTTCTGGTTTACGGCAATACTGGAAAAACAACCTTCTGTCCGGCAACGGATGCCATATGAACCTGGCGTTATCGAAAACATGCGTGTGCTGGTTGTTGATGACAATCATACGAACCGACGTATCTTTAGGGCATATCTCGAATCGTGGCGTTGCAGGGTTGAAGAGGCAGCCTCGGCTGAGGAGGCGATGAAAAAGCTTCATGTGGCTGTCAACGAAGGTAATCCGTTTCAGATTGCCTTGCTTGACCGTTGTATGCCGAAGGTGGATGGAGAATCACTTTGCAAGGAAATCAAGGCAGATCAGCAACTCAAAGGCCTGATCCTGTTGATACTGACTTCAATTGGCATGCGTGGCGATGCTGAGTATTTTAAAAGGCTGGGATTTGCGGCGTATCTGCTCAAACCGGTAAAACAGTCACAGTTGCTTGAATGTCTCAGAATTATTACTGGGAAAACTGCGAGTGTCGGGAAAGATACTCCAAGTCAGATCGTCACGCGTTATTCCATATCCGAGGATCACAAGCGAAGTCTTCGCATCCTCGTGGCAGAGGACAACGTTGTCAATCAGAAGATTATTTTGCGTATTTTGAAGAAGAAATTCGGATATATGGCTGATGTAGTTATGAATGGGAAGGAGGCCATAGAGTCGCTAGAGAGATCAGATTACAATCTTGTTCTGATGGATTGCCAGATGCCCGAGTTGGACGGTTATGAGGCTACCCATATCATACGTAATGAAAATTCATCTGTTAGGAATCATAATATCCCAATAATAGCCATGACTGCCAGCGCTATGAAGGGTGACCGCGAGAAGTGTCTTGAGGCAGGCATGAACGATTATGTTACCAAACCGGTTAACATGCAGGTACTTGCCGATGCAATCAAGCGGAACCTCCATGATGGTATAGAGCATCAACCCTCGTCGGCTTCGCTTTCAAGGTAAGATGGTTTTAGTACCTTACAAAATATATTTTAACATTTACAGCAAAAATATTTTTGTAGTGGCAAGGCGCGCCTTGCCACTACGGTCTTTTCCGATTCATTCGGGTTAGGGTGGCACGGACAAACTTGTTTGTCCGTGTTAAATGAATGTAAGGAGGAATTTTAGAATGAAAGCAAATTCAAATGATATCGCTGATTGCAGTAGAGAAAAGGGACAAAATAACGAGATCGTCTTTGACAAGGATGAAGCCCTCGGAATAATTGGTGATGAAGAGGAATTTCTCAAAGAACTGGCGGAAATGTTCCTTGATGACTTTCCAGAGCAAATCTCAAAAATAAAGGAGGCGATTAATAGCCACGACAGTAAAGCCCTTGAGAAATCAGCCCATAAACTGAAGGGGGCAGTTGCCAATTTTGGGAAAAATACCGTGTTTAAGGCAGCATTGAGCCTGGAGATGATAGGAAGAGAAAACAGATGGGACGATGTTGAAGAAACATATGGGGCTTTGACACGAGAAGCAGAGCGTCTTGTGTGTACGTTAAAAGAGTTTGTTAAGCCAAAATAATAATGATTGCATTTTAACAATAATTATGCTATGAAGATACAGGCAATTGACAAAGGGCAATAGGCAGTGAAATGAAGGTTTTCGGTGGTATATGAAAATATTAATAGCAGAAGACGAAAATATTGCACGGCACAGGTTAGAGAAGTTTTTGGAAGGCATGGACTATGAGGTTATATCGTGCAAGGATGGTCTTGATGCATGGAATGTCATTCAGTCTGAAAATGCCCCAAACCTTCTAATCCTCGATTGGATGATGCCGGGTATGGATGGTGTAGAGATATGCCGCAAGGTTCGGGAGCAGGGTAGAGAACCCTATACGTACATCCTGTTGCTTACTGTGAAAGACAAGCAGGAGAATATTATCCATGGAATGGAAGCGGGTGCGGACGACTATATCACCAAACCATTCAATCAAAATGAACTCAGGGTGCGCCTGAAAGCTGGAAGGCGTATTGTCGAATTGAATAAAGAGCTTTTTGACACACGCAATGCCTTGCGTAAAAAGGCCACCTATGATGAGCTGACCGGTTTATATAATCGTCACTCTATGGGAGAAATCCTTGAGAAGGAGTATACACGTGCATTAAGATATCAAACCGATTTATCCTGTCTGCTGGTTGATATCGATTATTTTAAAGTTATTAACGATACTTTTGGTCACATTTTCGGTGATTCAATATTACGCAAATTTTCTGCTTGTTTAAAACGAAAAGCAAGAAAACATGACTTTGTTTTTCGATATGGCGGGGAAGAGTTCATGGCACTTCTTCCCAATACAGGTATTGACGGGGCACGGAGTGTAGCTGAAAAAATTCGTTCTGCCTGCGAGTCAAAAACGTATAAGAATGAAAACAATGTAATAATTGCAACCGTGAGCATAGGCGTGGCATCCATGAAACATCATCAACCATCTGAAAGTAAAGAACTTATAGCATTTGCTGACAAGGCTCTTTACCGCGCCAAGTCAGAAGGGAGAAATAGAGTCTGTGTTTACTTGAAAGATTCTTCAATGAAATCTATAGAAGATAAGATTAGCGAAACCAAGGATTTCAGTTACCTGAAAGAAAATATTTCATCTATTTTGGAAAAAACAAAAAAGGCGTCTATCCAATCTTTGTGTCTCATGGTTCAAAATTTAGGAGCCTCTCAATACCAGAAGCACAACCATCAGGTTATACAATACATTGGACTCATAGGGGAAAGGTTTAATCTTCCGCCTTCTATTATAGAGTCTTTTAAAAATGCGGCGTTGCTTCATGACAACTTTAAAATCTTGCAGAAAAAGACGTTGAAAAAGAAAAGCAAAGGGCTGAAAACAAGGGATAAAATAGAGATTGAAAGCCATCCTGATATGATGGCAGAACTGACAGAACTGTTCAACTTTTTTGCCAATGAAAGATCGCTTCTTCAGCATCATCATGAAAATTTTGATGGCTCTGGTTATCCCGTGGGGCTTAAAGGTAATGAAATACCTCTGGGCGCCAGGATATTTGCCGTAGTCGATTCAATGGTTGCCATGTTATCTGAACGGCCTTTTAGGAAAGGCCTTCCACCTGAAAAGGTCATTGAAGAATTCGCTGATAATGCTGGAACGCAGTTTGATCCCAAACTTGTTTTTATGTTATTTGATATCATTGAGAAGCAAGGACTACTCTCTGTGCCAGAAGCAGTTTTAATGAAGGTAAAGGAAAGAGCACAAGAAGCCATGGGAAAATGTTATTCTTAAATCCATAACATTTAGACCCTCACGCATGAAAAAGAGAAGTAGTTAATATGAGTTTTGATAAGATTTCTGTACTTATTTCTAAGATAAATTCTATTCCCACGTTGCCAACCATAGCGTGCCGGGTTATGGAAATTACTGCCGATCCGAACAGCTCGGCAAACGACCTTATGAAAGTTATTATTCCCGATATATCTCTTAGCACGAAGCTACTTAAAATGGCCAACTCCCCTTTTTTTGGCGCCACAAGGGGGGTTACCTCTCTGCAACACGCTATAACAGTTTTGGGTTTTAAAGAGGTGAGAAACCTGGTTATATCCGCAGTTGTATTTGAGAGTTTCATGAAAATTGAGAAAAATGAAAATTATGACATTGGAAAATTTTGGAAGCATTCATTTGTTTGCGGTCTTGCAGCAAAGATTATTGCGGCCGAGCTTAAAAAAACGAGTAATGAATTTTTTGTGGCCGGTCTCCTTCACGATATAGGAAAGCTGGTTATATACATTACTTTACCTAATGAGTTTTTTAAACTGGTTGACACTGCAAAGCATTTGAAATTGAAATTCACGGCCTTTGAGACAGAGAAAGGAATCATTGGAATGACTCATGACGAAGTTGGAATGAGGCTTTTGAAAAAGTGGATGTTTCCGGAAAGTTTACTGACAGCCATTGGGTTTCATCATCGTATTCAGGAAACGGATACAAAATCTCTTTTACCAGTAGTTGTACATATTGCTGATATATTTGCCCATATATATGAAATGCAAACAGTGGTTGAAGAGGATGACCCTCTTAAGACAGAAACACTTTTTCCTGATATTATCAAACTGGCTCAATTGTATGGAATAGAATGGGATGAGTCCGATCTGAACAGGCTTCAACTGGCGTTGGCAGAGGGTATTGAAAAAGAGGCGGTTACATTTAGACTGTTCTTTGGGAATTAATGTAGTTGTCAAGAAATGATAAAAGAAAGTTGCCATTGCGAAGTTTCTTGGAATAACTCAGGTCATGCTCTGCCTGAAATAATCTCAAACAACCCCCTGAATCCCCCTTTATTAACCAGGGGGACTAGAGAAAATCCCTCTTAGAAAAGGGGGCAAGGGGGTTGTAACCGCGCGCAATGACAATTGTAATGTCAACTTATTTAAGACGTTTACTATAGTACCTTCAATAGATTGCATCCTTGCCTTCTATACTGTGAAGAGCCAAAAAGTAGGAAAATGAAAAGAACGTTGATAGCAGTTATCCTGGGAATTTCTATTTTTTTGGGTCTCATGGTATCCCTTCATGCACAAGAAAAGAAAGAGGATGAATCGTTCATTCTTTTAATGGCCGCTAGAAATGCTGCCAAGGGTGGTTTGACCCATAAAGCCATCCAAAGGTACAAGAGGTATCTTAAAGAAAAACCAGAAGAGAGGGCTGTTGAACTGGAATTTGCTGATTATTTACAAGATATCGGACATTATGAAGAGGCAGGGACACATTATGAAAACTTGGTACAAAAGATGGGAACTGTGCCCGATGGGAAGGATAATTTTACAAAAAAACTTTTCCTGAATGCAGCAAGGAATGCAATCCGAAACAAAAATGAAGACCTCGCAATCAGGTATTACCAACACGTACTGCTGCTTGACAAGGATGATGTAAGGGTTGCAGGGGAACTGGCAGATGTTTTTGCCAATTTGGGAAGGATTGAAGAGGCGCTGGCGCTGTGCGAAAAGGTTTTATTAAATGACCCGCAAAACCTTGAAATAGCAACTTTAAAAGTCAACCTTCTCATACATTCAGGAAAATATACCGAGGCAAAAGAAACCCTGAAAAAAATCCCTCATGAAAAAAAGGATACTCTGAAGTTATTGCAGCTGGAAGCAAATGTTGATGCATGGTCAGGAAATTATGCGAGTGCAATCGAAGAATATCAACATCTGGTGAGCAGATTTCCGGAAAATCGTGACATTTGGACACAATACCTTAGGATCTTATCGTGGGCCAAGAAGTGGTCTCTTGTCCTGGATGCTCTGAAAACAGCGGGGGACAAGGTTGAGTTTACCGATGAGATTCGTGCCATCGTAACCGATGCATACCTTTCGTCAGGTGACGAAGAAAAGGCAATCGGGATATGGAATACCATGAACAAAGAATCCGATGCCTGGCGCACAGCTTCTTTGCGGGTTATCGATAATTTTCTTTCCCGTAGAAAATTGGTGGAGGCATCCAGTATCCTTGAAGAAATCTTGCCAGTCAGTAAATCCGCTCCTGAAGTTCACCTCCTGGCAAAATTGGCAATTGTTTATACTTATCGGGAAATGCCAGGCAAGGGATTTGAAATCCTGAATCAATTTCCCGTCTCTCCCCAATCAAAATCCGTTATTGACATTACAAAAGCCGAAATATTGGCTCTTACCGAACGGTATGAGGATGCATTGTCAATACTCTATACACTGGAAGGAACTAAGGAAGTTGGCTTACGTCCACGAATTATAGAGTTGGAATGCTACTACGCTTTAGAGAAAGACGAAATGCTTCTTGAAAAATCATTGCCGGTATTGCAAAAACTGTCTCACGAAGAACAGCTTGATAAGTCTAAGATTTTAACGCTCCGTATTCTTTCTCAAATACGCATGGGACTCTATAAAGAAGCCGAAAAAGAGATTGAATTATTATCAAAGGTAGACGAAAAGGATTTTGGACCGGCAATTTTGACGGTTTTGTTACATGAAGCGAAAAGGGAGCTAGAAGAATATGAGAAGTCAATTCATGCCTTAGGCAGGTTGTTATCGGGGTATTCAGCGGAAACAGAAATGGTCAGACCTCAACTCCTTGATGACGCGCCACGTTCCGCCTGGAAGGCTGCTGATGAGGTCGCCATGCATCACAATCGAGAGGTAACAGCCCAATATGCAAGAGCGGAATTTAAAGCCGGTAATTTTCAGCAATCGTTAATTCTTTTCAAAGAACTGTATGAAAAAAATAATGCCCTGGAATATAAACTTGGGATGGTGGAATGTTACCTGAATCTGAATGAGGAGGTAGAAGCGAACAAGGTATTTGATGAGATTCAAATACCCAGTTTGCCCGAGAAAGAAATAGCACATTACTTTGAGGCATTGGTAAAATTAAAGGGAAACAAACAGATTCTTTATGCTGGGTTGTCTCAATTTTCAAAGGATATTTCACAAAAGACTGATATTAAGGCGATTATGGTAATTGCAAATATTCAATCCGGGGATGACGATGTCGCGCATGGGATGATAAAAAAATATCTTTCCGATCAGCCAGAAAATATTCTTGTCTTCCAAACAGTCATGGAACGGGTTGGATACTTCGACAGGGGCAGACAAAGCAAGAACTATGTATTTGCAAAAGACTGGTTACGTCATGCGGTTGAACAATTTCCCCGTGATATAGGGCTTCGGTATCAATATGCTAAACTCCTGGCTACCCACAATGATTATGATTTAGCAAGCGAACAATTCTCTGTGCTTCAAAAGGACGATTCAGAGGATGTGAGACTCATCCGATGGCTGGCGCAAGTAAATAGCTGGAGATATGAATATGAGGAATCGTTAAAATGGTATAGTTCCTATTTGAAAGAACGGCCTGCTGATTTTAAACGACGTCGCGAAGTTGCCAGGGTATATGGTTGGGCTTTGCGTTTGCGAGAGGCTAATGAAGCTTACAAAAATCTTTGTCTGGATTACCCGGAAGATCCTGAAATATATTGGGAATGGGAGGCAAAGAGGAATAATTGGTTGGGGCGGAAAAGGACTGCAATATCTTTTTACAATAATCTGGTCGAACGCCATCCTGAAGATGCTGAAATGCTCTTTGATTTGGGTCAAATGTACTCCCTGCTCAATGTTAGTTCAAAGGCGGAAAATGCTTACAAAAAATTACTTGTTTATGCACCGGAACATAATCGTGCCTTATTCGCTGAAGAATCAGAACAATGGAGGCGCAGGCAATCAGTAGGGTTGAAACAGTCGTATATCCACCAGAAAGGCAGCGGTGATGATTTTGGAAATTTTGAGATCACCATGTTCAGAACAGATGTTGAATATTCGCCGGCAAGGCTTTCTGAGGCAATGGATCTTTCGGTGGGTGTAGGGACCACAGTTTTTAAATTTACGAAGTACGGGGGTTCAACAGCCGAACATCTTGCCGTAAATCTGAATAAGTATTTTGAAAATGGTATTGCGGCGTATCTGGATGGAGAATTGTCTACCTATTCTGAAAACCACCATGAAACGGCACAGTTTGATACGGGTGTTTGGTATAGAATTTTCGATATTTTTGATGTTACGTTATCAGGAGGCAGAGAGGATATTTTGCAAAATTTTAATACCCTGGCGAACAGCAGGTCGCGTTATTTTACGGGAGTACACCTTGCATGTGATATTTCTCACCGCGCGGATATTTTCAGTCAGGTCAGAAAGCATTGGTATGATGACGGTAACAACGGCACGGAAGATTACACCGCTATAGGTTATAAACTGTCTTTATATCCCAGAATTCTGAAAATTATCATAGATACCTATGGTTACGATGTCCATTCCCGAAAAACCGGATATTGGTCGCCGGACAATTACCGGAAATATATGGCTGGCCTTTCCTGGAGGCACCATCTCGGAAAGGAGCATTATAACGGGGCGCAAAAGCTTTACTATGAAATTGCTATAAAACAGGGTATGGACAATGATAGTGTTGATTTTACCGAGCCAAAGTTTGAGTTTGGATGGGACAATCAGCGCCGCTGGAATGTAGGCCTCGAACTGAAGCCCATGCGATCGGCTGTCTATGATGAAGAGGTCGCGAATATCTATCTCAATGTTCGCTTTTAAAAGCGAAATGGGAAAAAAATATGAATTATAAGAATATATTTTTTGTAATAACCATCCTTTGCTTACCCTTTATTGGTTGTACTGCCATGAAAAGACCCCCTGAAACACAATTACAAACCTGGTGGAGATCATACAAAAAAAACTTTATCCTTCCTGACGGACGTGTACAGCGACCGGAACACGATTTTGATACGGTAAGTGAAGGGCAGGCCTATGCCATGCTTTTTTCCGTCTTCATGAAGGACAAAAATACGTTTGATTTGATCTTTGATTGGACGGAAAAACACCTGAGCAGAAGCCGTAAACACGGTGACAGCCTCCTTGCCTGGTATTGGAAGGATGGTGGCGTAAATGATTGGATGGCGGCTTCGGATGCCGATTGTGATTATGCATTTGCCCTATTGCTGGCTTCAAACCGATGGAGGGAAAATGCCTATCGAGAGAAGGCCGTACAGGTGATTAATGACATTTTGAAGCTTGAGACGGCACGTGGGGCCGATAATCGTATTTTTTTGTTACCCGGTTTATGGGGTACTGAAAAAGATGGATACCTAGTACAAAACCCATCTTATTACAGTCCGGTGGCATTTCGCTTGTTTTCCGAAATAACTCAAGACCGCCGATGGCTGGATTTAACTGAGACTGGTTATTGGATTTTACATCAATCCGGCATTCATCTGGGTAGTGTAAGTGGGTGTGGTTTGGTTCCAGACTGGTGCGTTGTAGATCTTCATGGAAATATTTTAACGATGGAAGGTAAATCAAATGACTACGGATGGGAAGCGGTTAGAATTCCAATGCGAGTAGGACTTGATCTCCTCTGGCACAAGTCTGAAGAAGGGTATAAGGTTTCAGAAAAAATGTTTCATGTCTTACAGAAATACAACTCAGATTCAGGAGAGATAAAGGCTGTATATCGATATACGGGAGAGTCAGCGGTTGAATACGGCGGTTTACCATCAAGCGCAATGGCTTATTTTACGGCACTGGTATTAAATACTAAAGCGGATAAATTTGAAGTCTCATTCAGGAATAAACTGAGCGAGAAATCTTTGATTCTAAACTATTACGGACAAAGTCTGGCATTTTTCCCCCTGGCATTCGAAGATGGAATTTTACAAAAACCGTGATTCTCGGGAGTCGGCATTTTTGACAGTGAAAATTTACAACGTAAATATCTGACCTCTATTTTAACGTTACAAAGCCTTTATTCTTTACATAAACACTTACCGTCATGTCTTTCTCCAGGAACTCGTCCATGAGGGCCATGAACTCCGGAACAGAATTTACCTCTTTTGTGCCGACTTTTGTGATCAAATCACCGGGACTTATACCAGCACGCTCGGCCGGGCTACCTACTTCGACATCGACAACCAAAACGCCGCTCTCACCTTCAAAACCCAGTGATTTTGCAATCGCAGGATTTAAATCATTGACCACCAATCCTAAAGAAAATTTGGTAGGTTCATCTACTTTCCGAATAGCAAGGTAAGTTTTCCCTGCAAGGTCTTCCGGCTGTCGCTCCACTGTAACCTCTAATGCACTTTCTACCCCGTTTCGTACGATCTTTACAATAATCTTTTCATCCACTTTTGCTCGACGAATGGCCTGCTGCAGATCCGTTGTGCCACCGATTTTCTTCCCGCCTATCTCAGAAATAACGTCGCCGGGGGAGATGCCTGCCTTTGATGCAGGGGTATCACTCCATACTTCTAAAACAAATGCCCCTTTTTCTGATAATAAGCCAAAATGATGGATAATTTCTTTTTTATCTTCTAAGCCAAGCGTCATAGCCAACTCATCGTTAATATCATGGGTTCCTACCCCTAAATATCCTCTCACAACACTCCCGGTAGCTACGATATTTTCAACAGTTTCTTTTGCAATACTGGCAGAAATTGCGAATCCTACGCCCTGGAATCCGCCTGACCTGGTAGCAATGGCGGTATTTACCCCAATTAATTCTCCCCTGAGATTGACGAGCGGCCCACCGCTATTACCCGGGTTAATGGCTGCATCGGTTTGGAAAAAATCTTCGTAAATAAAAGGCAGTTCGAACGGGATGACGTGAGTTCTCCCTTTGGCACTGATGATACCCGCAGAAACTGTTTGCTGATATCCGAAGGGGCTACCAATGGCAATAACCCAGTCGCCTACTTGCACATCTTCAGAATTACCAAATTCGAGAGGCAGGAAATCCTCTCCTTCTATTTTAATAACCGCAATGTCTGTGTTCGGATCGACTCCAACAATCTTGGCATTCTTATATTGTTCTCCATCGTGTGTAACCACAGTGATTTCATCTTCAGAAAAACCGCTGATAACATGATTGTTCGTTAAAATGTAACCACGTTCATCGATAATAATTCCCGAACCCAGCCCTTTTTTGGGTAGATTTTCCACGTGCGGGTCATGTTTCGGTGAAAAATTTTGGTAGGGTGGTAATGTCTCTGTTTCTTTGCCATTCTTCGAATGGTCCTTTTTCTCTGTACTGAGACTGACAACCGATGGGCTGACGAGTTGTGCAACTTTTCTGAACGTTTGTATAAGCGGATTGGTGACCTTCTCAAGTTCCAGGAGATCTTTCTTTAATCTGTCAGTTTCAGTCTTCTGACCGGCAAAGATAGAAACACTATAAAAGAAAAAGAAACAGCTTGCCATCCACCAGAAAATGAATATTTTTATACTTTTCATGGTTTGTTTGTTGGAACTTTTAATTTATAAACTAAATATCCGCTTCCTGCAAAAATACATAAATCCATAAAGAAAGTTAAAATAACTACCTTTTTTGCGAGTGCAGGATTTTTTGTTCTATGTACTCTTGCAACAGCGTAAAAAGTCACATATACAATTAAAATATATGCCAGGAATAAGCCTATAATCAAGGGTATTTTCTTTGATGGTTTCATTGATGAGCACAACAAATGTAAGCGTCTCTTTTTATGGAAGCAGTGGAGGCGTGGTCTTCTCTTTTCCCTCCCCTTTCATGTCTAACTTCATTGTTTCCAATCGATTAGACAACTCAATTTCGGCCTTTTCAATGTCGTCTATCCGTTTGTTAATTTTTTCTCCTGTAGTTTTGTGATTAGTTTCCAGACTTTCAATGCGACCATCTAAATTTTTGATCACTATTCCTACATCTTCTGTCTTTTGCTGGATATTCTTACTGTAGGTCTTCAGATCATCCATTTCGTTATGGAGTCCATTCCCATCAAGTACGAGTAATGAAATAGACCTGGACAGATCGTCTATCTTTTTTCCCAATGTCTGAGTTGTTTGGGAAAGCTTAACTATTCTGCGGTCAATATCCCTACACTTCTCCTGAGAAATGGTACTGCACCCGACTAAGAATATCAGTAACAGCCAAGCATAATTTAGTAAGTATCTTCTCATTTTCTATAGTCAAACAATTATAATTTAATTATGTATAAACACAAAAACAAATTTCTTGTCCTTGGGAACTTTTTTTTCATCAAATATGTTATTAATGGCATAATTGTTCTCCTTTTAGCAAGCTGATTTTTCGCTTTCCTCCTTTTCTTCGAAAATCAGCTTGCTATTCCTTTCTCTATAGGTAGATATCCAAAAAAGAACCCACAGGTTCTCTGCGATGGTTCTTTCCTGTATTTACCGGTTTAAACTGCTCTATTGTTCGAATATCTTTACCTGGCGGTTGCCTTTTGCTATCTTCGACTACAGGAATAGATATATTGTTTTTTTTCTGGATCTTTTCCAGATTCGGCAAATTTGTACCCTTGAATATGTTGATATTGGTAGCCCGATTGTTCAATACATCTTTTCTAAAATCAAGACGATTCTTTTCTTTTTGCGTTGTATCCCCTGATAATCTTTTAATTTGTTCGAGAAGTTTGGATGCCGAAGGGTTTACATTATTTACCATAATACTTTCCTTTTGAATGAGATTATGAAATTAATAGCGTATCTATAATATGTTTAACAAGCGATTTTTATACCTAAATTGGGATTCAGTCATAAGAAAATATGAAATTTATTATCATGGTCATTATGGCTTCAGTTTTCTGGGAAATAGTTGTTTTTTAGATAGTATTTTTATAACTATTTTAATATCATAATATTACAATTTTATCAATTTTTGCCCACACGTCTTCATTTCAAGGGAAGTGTGATTGGGCTATGGCATTGCGTTAGAGAAAAGGTATAGATTTATTGTAATTTGTTTAATAAATAATGATCCTTAATTATAGTTCATACAAATGCGTTGTGAAATTCAACTGATAGAAAGGATTTGTTGAGTTGTATTTTTGCGTTTAAAATGATATAATATAGTAGAAAATGAATGGATATAATCTCAAATGAGAAGTAGATTAAATTGTTACCAAAATTGATAATACAGTGATTTTAGATGATTTGAATTCATAAACCTTTAATTAAAAGAGGGGGCGAAAGGATTCGACCGGACAAGTTGAGGTATAGGTGGCGTATTGAGGTTGTCAGGCGGCCTCATTAAAAACCTGGCAAAATGATTTAAATGCCGAATATCCAATGGCAATGGCTGCTTAATTAACAGCCACGTTTCATTAGTCTTACCTGCGAGGTTAATGAAACGACGACTAGCAGGTTAGTTCAGTCTCTTTGGTAGGTGGGGACCGAATGAAC contains:
- a CDS encoding Hpt domain-containing protein; protein product: MKANSNDIADCSREKGQNNEIVFDKDEALGIIGDEEEFLKELAEMFLDDFPEQISKIKEAINSHDSKALEKSAHKLKGAVANFGKNTVFKAALSLEMIGRENRWDDVEETYGALTREAERLVCTLKEFVKPK
- a CDS encoding diguanylate cyclase — protein: MKILIAEDENIARHRLEKFLEGMDYEVISCKDGLDAWNVIQSENAPNLLILDWMMPGMDGVEICRKVREQGREPYTYILLLTVKDKQENIIHGMEAGADDYITKPFNQNELRVRLKAGRRIVELNKELFDTRNALRKKATYDELTGLYNRHSMGEILEKEYTRALRYQTDLSCLLVDIDYFKVINDTFGHIFGDSILRKFSACLKRKARKHDFVFRYGGEEFMALLPNTGIDGARSVAEKIRSACESKTYKNENNVIIATVSIGVASMKHHQPSESKELIAFADKALYRAKSEGRNRVCVYLKDSSMKSIEDKISETKDFSYLKENISSILEKTKKASIQSLCLMVQNLGASQYQKHNHQVIQYIGLIGERFNLPPSIIESFKNAALLHDNFKILQKKTLKKKSKGLKTRDKIEIESHPDMMAELTELFNFFANERSLLQHHHENFDGSGYPVGLKGNEIPLGARIFAVVDSMVAMLSERPFRKGLPPEKVIEEFADNAGTQFDPKLVFMLFDIIEKQGLLSVPEAVLMKVKERAQEAMGKCYS
- a CDS encoding HDOD domain-containing protein; this translates as MSFDKISVLISKINSIPTLPTIACRVMEITADPNSSANDLMKVIIPDISLSTKLLKMANSPFFGATRGVTSLQHAITVLGFKEVRNLVISAVVFESFMKIEKNENYDIGKFWKHSFVCGLAAKIIAAELKKTSNEFFVAGLLHDIGKLVIYITLPNEFFKLVDTAKHLKLKFTAFETEKGIIGMTHDEVGMRLLKKWMFPESLLTAIGFHHRIQETDTKSLLPVVVHIADIFAHIYEMQTVVEEDDPLKTETLFPDIIKLAQLYGIEWDESDLNRLQLALAEGIEKEAVTFRLFFGN
- a CDS encoding tetratricopeptide repeat protein; the protein is MKRTLIAVILGISIFLGLMVSLHAQEKKEDESFILLMAARNAAKGGLTHKAIQRYKRYLKEKPEERAVELEFADYLQDIGHYEEAGTHYENLVQKMGTVPDGKDNFTKKLFLNAARNAIRNKNEDLAIRYYQHVLLLDKDDVRVAGELADVFANLGRIEEALALCEKVLLNDPQNLEIATLKVNLLIHSGKYTEAKETLKKIPHEKKDTLKLLQLEANVDAWSGNYASAIEEYQHLVSRFPENRDIWTQYLRILSWAKKWSLVLDALKTAGDKVEFTDEIRAIVTDAYLSSGDEEKAIGIWNTMNKESDAWRTASLRVIDNFLSRRKLVEASSILEEILPVSKSAPEVHLLAKLAIVYTYREMPGKGFEILNQFPVSPQSKSVIDITKAEILALTERYEDALSILYTLEGTKEVGLRPRIIELECYYALEKDEMLLEKSLPVLQKLSHEEQLDKSKILTLRILSQIRMGLYKEAEKEIELLSKVDEKDFGPAILTVLLHEAKRELEEYEKSIHALGRLLSGYSAETEMVRPQLLDDAPRSAWKAADEVAMHHNREVTAQYARAEFKAGNFQQSLILFKELYEKNNALEYKLGMVECYLNLNEEVEANKVFDEIQIPSLPEKEIAHYFEALVKLKGNKQILYAGLSQFSKDISQKTDIKAIMVIANIQSGDDDVAHGMIKKYLSDQPENILVFQTVMERVGYFDRGRQSKNYVFAKDWLRHAVEQFPRDIGLRYQYAKLLATHNDYDLASEQFSVLQKDDSEDVRLIRWLAQVNSWRYEYEESLKWYSSYLKERPADFKRRREVARVYGWALRLREANEAYKNLCLDYPEDPEIYWEWEAKRNNWLGRKRTAISFYNNLVERHPEDAEMLFDLGQMYSLLNVSSKAENAYKKLLVYAPEHNRALFAEESEQWRRRQSVGLKQSYIHQKGSGDDFGNFEITMFRTDVEYSPARLSEAMDLSVGVGTTVFKFTKYGGSTAEHLAVNLNKYFENGIAAYLDGELSTYSENHHETAQFDTGVWYRIFDIFDVTLSGGREDILQNFNTLANSRSRYFTGVHLACDISHRADIFSQVRKHWYDDGNNGTEDYTAIGYKLSLYPRILKIIIDTYGYDVHSRKTGYWSPDNYRKYMAGLSWRHHLGKEHYNGAQKLYYEIAIKQGMDNDSVDFTEPKFEFGWDNQRRWNVGLELKPMRSAVYDEEVANIYLNVRF
- a CDS encoding glycosyl hydrolase family 8, producing the protein MNYKNIFFVITILCLPFIGCTAMKRPPETQLQTWWRSYKKNFILPDGRVQRPEHDFDTVSEGQAYAMLFSVFMKDKNTFDLIFDWTEKHLSRSRKHGDSLLAWYWKDGGVNDWMAASDADCDYAFALLLASNRWRENAYREKAVQVINDILKLETARGADNRIFLLPGLWGTEKDGYLVQNPSYYSPVAFRLFSEITQDRRWLDLTETGYWILHQSGIHLGSVSGCGLVPDWCVVDLHGNILTMEGKSNDYGWEAVRIPMRVGLDLLWHKSEEGYKVSEKMFHVLQKYNSDSGEIKAVYRYTGESAVEYGGLPSSAMAYFTALVLNTKADKFEVSFRNKLSEKSLILNYYGQSLAFFPLAFEDGILQKP